The Mesotoga infera genome contains the following window.
TCGGTATCGGCCTTACAATATTCACGATGCTTTTCTTTGCGATGGCGCAGAGCTGGGTCTTGATAGCACTCGGTTACTTTTCGCTTGGAATTGCCTTTGGTGCTTTCATTAACGGTGCTGGTACTATGATATCTTTGAGCTCACCACCCGAGCGAAGGGCCGAGTTTCTTGGACTGCTTAGGTCAGCGAGAGCGATTGGTTTCATGGTGGAGCCTTTACTGGCCGGAACGGTTGCAGAATACTCTTATTTCGTCATGTTCATCATGATGGCTTCACTCATTGCAGCTGGAGGACTAATCGTGATTGTTTTTACGAAGGATCGATTGATAACGAGCTGAGTCAAACCGGCGTATGATAGTGCAGTAGAATCTCAGGAGCAAAGTAAAAAGTAATAGGAGATTATTCAAAGCAATTGGCAACGTGGGCAAGAAGAATGATCGAAGCGGAGGTGAACAAGTTTGTTGAGATACATCGTCAAAATCCTTGTGTCATCGATAATAATCGCTCTTGTTTCTGAAGTTAGCAAGAAGTCCGGATACATTGGAGGACTTATAGCTTCTTTACCCCTTACTTCAATGCTGGCGCTATTCTGGCTCTACAACGATACAAAAAATCCAAGTAAAGTTGCAGAACTTTCCACCGGTATTCTCTTATTTGTTCTTCCTTCTCTGATTTTCTTTGTTGCTATGCCGTTGTTTCTTAGAAGAGGCATCAATTTCTACGTAGCGCTTGCTTTATCCAGTGGAATCATGATGGCGGGCTATGCCTTCTTTTTGCTTATCCTTTCAAGGTTTGGAGTGAGATTATAGCAGTTTTGACTTGAACGAATTCTTCGACCACTGTTTGTGAAGCGTTTCACAAGAAAAT
Protein-coding sequences here:
- a CDS encoding DUF3147 family protein; the encoded protein is MLRYIVKILVSSIIIALVSEVSKKSGYIGGLIASLPLTSMLALFWLYNDTKNPSKVAELSTGILLFVLPSLIFFVAMPLFLRRGINFYVALALSSGIMMAGYAFFLLILSRFGVRL